A window of the Streptomyces griseochromogenes genome harbors these coding sequences:
- a CDS encoding ABC transporter permease has protein sequence MHLSRTARIALRAGAALGFAVIYVPLLLVLLNSFNPDRSASWPPPGLTLRWWSAAMDNSGARDALWVSVKAGLGATTIALVLGTLIAFAVARHRFFGRGTVSFVVVLPIALPGIVTGIALNSAFGTVLAPLGVGLGLFTVIVGHATFCIVVVFNNVVARLRRTAASYEEAAMDLGATTFRAFADVTFPLVRSALLAGALLAFALSFDEIVVTTFTAGPGIETLPIWIFDNMTRPQQAPVVNVVAAVLVLLSVVPIYVAQRLSADTATSSRV, from the coding sequence ATGCACCTCAGCCGCACCGCGCGCATCGCTCTGCGCGCAGGCGCCGCACTCGGCTTCGCGGTGATCTACGTCCCGCTCCTGCTCGTCCTCCTCAACTCCTTCAACCCCGACCGCAGCGCGAGCTGGCCGCCACCGGGGCTCACCCTGCGCTGGTGGTCCGCGGCCATGGACAACTCCGGCGCCAGGGATGCCCTGTGGGTGTCGGTGAAGGCGGGCCTGGGCGCCACCACGATCGCGCTCGTGCTCGGCACGCTGATCGCGTTCGCGGTGGCCCGGCACCGGTTCTTCGGCCGCGGCACGGTGTCGTTCGTCGTGGTCCTGCCGATCGCGCTGCCCGGCATCGTCACGGGCATCGCGCTCAACTCGGCCTTCGGTACGGTCCTCGCACCGCTCGGCGTGGGCCTCGGCCTCTTCACCGTCATCGTCGGCCACGCCACCTTCTGCATCGTCGTGGTCTTCAACAACGTCGTGGCCCGGCTGCGCCGTACGGCCGCCTCGTACGAGGAGGCGGCGATGGACCTCGGCGCGACCACCTTCCGTGCCTTCGCGGACGTCACCTTTCCGTTGGTCCGCTCCGCGCTGCTGGCCGGGGCCCTGCTCGCCTTCGCGCTGTCCTTCGACGAGATCGTCGTCACGACCTTCACCGCGGGACCCGGCATCGAGACCCTCCCCATCTGGATCTTCGACAACATGACCCGGCCCCAGCAGGCCCCGGTGGTGAACGTCGTGGCCGCCGTCCTCGTCCTGCTGTCG